Proteins found in one Irregularibacter muris genomic segment:
- a CDS encoding Gfo/Idh/MocA family protein — translation MIKIGIVGMGGMGAVHYNNYAQIEGCQVVAVVSHSSLDHKKAKEWGVSAYKDIATMTEQEDIDVIDICTPTFLHKEHVMESLSLGKHVIVEKPIALRKKDAQEMFDRAEKKGLLLFVGQVLQFTKAAEILHEMVKSQKYGKPLDGYFERITACPSWAQGGWLFDKEKSGLLPFDLHIHDLDLMISLFGKPEGYSFTSCRGQDKSYEEHYRFHYSYKGLNIVAEAAWYNADYPFTSRWRVYFEKALLVNDGENLVLYQRERPPYYFDIEEKVKISTGINLPPTGMFYYELSHFIDCIKRGIPSPRIRQEQILAVVEILEEISNDEGN, via the coding sequence ATGATTAAAATCGGCATTGTGGGTATGGGGGGGATGGGTGCAGTACACTATAACAACTATGCTCAAATAGAGGGATGCCAAGTGGTGGCTGTAGTTTCCCATTCATCCTTAGATCATAAAAAGGCAAAAGAATGGGGTGTATCGGCCTATAAAGATATTGCCACAATGACTGAACAAGAAGATATTGATGTTATAGATATTTGCACACCTACCTTTTTGCATAAAGAGCATGTTATGGAAAGTCTTAGTTTGGGCAAACACGTTATCGTGGAAAAACCTATTGCTCTGAGGAAAAAAGATGCCCAGGAAATGTTTGATCGAGCAGAAAAAAAGGGATTGCTTTTATTTGTAGGTCAGGTCTTACAGTTTACCAAGGCAGCAGAAATTCTTCATGAAATGGTAAAAAGCCAGAAATATGGGAAGCCCTTAGATGGATATTTTGAACGTATTACTGCTTGCCCCAGTTGGGCTCAAGGAGGTTGGTTGTTTGATAAGGAAAAAAGCGGACTTCTTCCCTTTGATTTACATATCCATGATTTGGATTTAATGATCAGTTTATTTGGTAAACCAGAGGGTTACTCCTTTACTAGCTGTAGAGGGCAGGATAAATCCTATGAGGAACATTACCGCTTTCATTATTCATATAAGGGACTAAATATAGTGGCAGAAGCCGCATGGTATAATGCGGATTATCCCTTTACCTCAAGGTGGAGGGTGTATTTTGAAAAAGCATTATTGGTCAATGACGGAGAAAATTTAGTTTTATACCAGAGGGAAAGGCCCCCCTACTATTTTGATATAGAGGAGAAAGTCAAAATTTCCACTGGTATTAATCTTCCACCTACAGGGATGTTTTATTATGAACTATCCCATTTTATAGATTGCATAAAAAGGGGTATTCCCTCTCCGAGGATAAGGCAAGAACAAATCCTGGCTGTGGTGGAAATCTTAGAAGAAATATCCAATGATGAAGGGAATTAA
- a CDS encoding sugar phosphate isomerase/epimerase family protein, giving the protein MKRVIGINSNTYHGYSLNDAIEGIKKAGFQYIELTATKGWTEHVFPNMSFEKLYHIKDQLKKSGVHPFSMSGHCNLMDRDRIEDFIANIRLAAFFECSYIISSIGEAHLEDRAEVSDEEVAQHIKELIPYLEESNLFLGLENHGKHGRGKQLKTIVDLVDSPHVWINYDTANAIFYGDVDVVKDMEACMDKIGHIHLKDKAGAQKEWNFPALGKGYIDFHSIIERLDKAGNHCPLSIEIEFTQKGPRHLGEINQAVQDSYHYLKSLGLEV; this is encoded by the coding sequence ATGAAAAGGGTTATAGGGATTAACTCCAATACCTATCACGGTTATTCCTTAAATGACGCAATAGAGGGAATAAAAAAGGCTGGTTTTCAGTATATAGAACTTACCGCCACCAAGGGATGGACTGAGCATGTCTTTCCCAATATGAGCTTTGAAAAACTATATCATATTAAAGATCAATTGAAAAAATCGGGTGTACACCCTTTTTCTATGAGTGGTCATTGTAATTTGATGGACAGGGACAGAATAGAAGATTTTATTGCGAATATTCGTTTGGCCGCATTTTTTGAATGTAGCTATATTATCTCTTCTATTGGAGAGGCCCATTTAGAGGATCGGGCGGAGGTATCTGATGAAGAGGTAGCACAGCATATTAAAGAATTAATTCCGTATTTAGAGGAGTCCAATTTGTTCCTAGGATTAGAAAATCACGGCAAGCATGGAAGGGGAAAACAATTAAAAACTATTGTGGACTTGGTAGACTCCCCCCACGTATGGATTAACTATGATACGGCCAATGCCATTTTTTACGGGGATGTGGATGTAGTAAAGGATATGGAAGCATGTATGGATAAAATTGGGCATATTCATCTGAAAGATAAGGCAGGTGCTCAAAAGGAGTGGAACTTTCCTGCCCTAGGTAAGGGGTATATAGACTTTCATAGTATCATAGAAAGGTTAGATAAAGCAGGAAATCATTGTCCCCTAAGTATTGAGATTGAATTTACTCAAAAAGGGCCACGGCATCTGGGAGAAATCAATCAGGCTGTACAGGATTCCTATCATTATCTTAAATCATTGGGACTGGAGGTATAA